The nucleotide window ACCCGCAACTTCAGGATCAAAGCCAGAATAGTTAGTGATTGTAAGTAGGTTTCTACCAATTACACTTACACGTGCGCTTTCTAATACATTTCCTACAACACCTAGCTTGTCTTTGCTGAATTCATAAGAAAGAGCTACTTCACGTAATTTTAAGTAAGTACCATCTTCTACGAAGTAGTCGCTTGTATTATTCGCATTGTAGAATGCCTCAAAGTATCCTTTAGGCTTCTTATCAGCATCAGCTACACCAGCTTGATCAACTTCACCATGGCGTGCTTCGCGGAATAACCAAGCTTTAGTTTGGTTGTAGATATCGCCACCAATTTTAGCGTCAAGTAAGAAGTAAACACCAAAACCTTTGTAGTCGAAATTGGTTGCAATACTAGTATTGAAATCAGGATTCACATCACCAATTTTGAATACATTGTTACCATCTTCTTCTTCCATTTTTACAGGAGCTTCACTATTTGTGCCTTTTCCTGTAACCACATAACCTTCGTTATTTAACTCATACACAGTACCTGAGTTCTGCTGAGCAGTAGACAACTGGCTTAAATCAGTAACCCATTTGTTACCGTACATTACACCATAGGTCTCGCCTTCAGCTACATAGAATACACTTGAATTCTGTGTTCCTGGGCCTTGGAAAAATGGCGCTACATCAAGTTGAGTTACTTCTTGACGAGTTCTGTCAAAGTTTACAGTAACACTTAAAGACTTGTCACGGTCAGAGATTAGTAACGCATTTAGAGAAGCCTCAAAAGTGTTGGTTTCAATTGTACCAGCATTCTCGTAACGAGATGAGAATCCACCAGCAGAAGCAGGAAGTGGTACACTTAGAATTTGGTCTTCAGTAGTAGTGGTTGAGTACGATGTTTCAAATGAGAAACGATCTAAGAACTCAATGTTTGTACCAATTTCTAATTCTTTAGAAAGAGCTGGTTTCAAATTAGGATTACCTAAAGTACTCTTAGTTGGTAGTCCACCACTTACGTTATATGTAAGGTATTGAGCAGCAAATGGAGGCCTTAGACCTGCAGTACCGTATGATACACGTAACTTCCATTCATTAATATTGTCAATTTGGAAGTCTTCAGTTAAACGATACGCACCTGATACACGGTAGTACATATTGTAGCGCTCATCTTCACCAAATAATGAAGAACCATCTTGACGTACTAAGAAATCAGCGATGTAGCGATCTTTGTAATCTAAAGATGCAATAGCGAAAATATTTTCAGAACGAACTTCAGAAGTGTAGTTGTCTAAAGTTTTAACACCGTCAGATTCGATAGCGTCCCAAGACTTAATACCTGCAATTGCGAAATCATTACCCGTTGCCGATAGAGATTGGTAGTCGCTTAGTTCTAGTAAGTAACTTGCTTTTAAACGAACTGTTAATTCGTCAAAACGCTCATTATAACCAGCTGTAAAGCTTAAGTTTTGTGCCACATTTTCGTAGGTACTTCTATATAGAGAACCTTTACTCACATTGGTATCGAATCCATCAGCAGATAAGAATCCTTTTGGAGTCCAACGCTCATATATTTGATAAGTTCTATCAATACTGTAGCTACTTTCTAATAGTACACTTTGAATAGGACGATATTTTAGGTTTAAATTACCTAAGAATCGGTTACGGTCGCGTGTTCTATCAACAGCAGCTAACTGATATAATGGGTTATCTTCAATAACATAAGGATCTGCATTCACATTATAAGGTGAACCATCTTCTTCGTTGTTTGCATACAAGTCGATATTCGGCTGGATGAATAAAGCACCCCAGAATGGTGAACCAGGACCTTGAGTAACAACATCGTTACTAGACTGAGAGTAACTACCACTTGCTGAGATATCTAAGCCTTCAGCAATATTTTGATCTAAGTTGATACGTACATTCTGACGGTTGTACCCATCAGTCTCTTCAATGATACCTGACTCTTGTAAATTTGAGAAAGATAGAGACATGTTTGCAGTACCAAGGTTTCTAGAAACAGATACAAAGTTGTTTATAGAAGAACCTGGGTTATATACACGCTCTACTTGATTATACATAGTGCCATAATCGTTGTCAGCAATACCATCTGCTTTCGTAACACGTCCAGGGTTTGAAGTATTGCTTTCAATCATGTAAGAACCCGTTGGATCCATTTCATAATCAGCCGGATTTTTACCAGCAGCTGTTAATTCTTCAGCTGTTCTTGCATATGCATGGTGCTTAGCTAAATTCAGATCTTTAGCAAGTTGAGAATAACCAACCTCATTTCTAACAATTACGTTAGTTTTACCAATGGCTAATTCGCTACCACGCTTTGTGAAAATTTGAATTACACCATTCGCAGCACGAGAACCATATAAAGAAGCAGCAGAAGCACCTTTAAGTACCTCAATAGTTTTGATATTCTGTGTTGGGATATCAGCAAGAGTTCCTTCAAGAATTACACCATCAACAATGATAAGTGGTTCTTGATCTCCACCACTTCCACCACCAATAGCCGTAGATCCACGTAGGCGAATGGAAGCCGCAGAACCTGGAGTACCACCAGCTTGAACTACTTTAACACCTGATACTTTACCCTGTAATGCACCTGAAATATCGCTAGAAGGCACTTTTTCAATGTCTTCCGCTGATACATCACTTACTGTAAAGGCTAATTTTTTCTTTGGAGTCCCTGAGATTACACCCGTAACAACAATTTCATCTAGTCCAAAGGTATCTGGGTTTAATTGAACGTTTAAAACGTTTCTACCAGATGTAACTTCCACTGTCTGTTCTATTGGAGAGTATCCAACAAAAAGAGCTTTTATAGTATATGTACCAACTGGGATATCAGTGATAGTGTAATTACCATCAAAGTCGGTAGATGTACCTTTTGATAACTCTACAACAAGAATATTTGCTGCAGGTAACGTTTCATTTGTCTTCGCATCAGTAATAGACCCTGTAAGTGTTCCAGTTTGCGCATACGCAAAACCTCCCACGAACAACCCTAATAATGCGGTAAGCAGTAGCTTTTTTACCATAATATTATTTGAATTATAAATTATTATTGAGCGATAACTTGAACTTTAATTCAAAAAATTAAATTGAATTTTGAGTCTCAGTTAAATAAAACCTGCAATAATTAGGGTCTGACTTATTTTTTAAACCTATCACTTTGTTATTTAGCAAATTGAAGCACATTATACATGATGAGAAATGCACATTATTCACTTAAACAGACGGGAGCAATCCTATTTTTTACGGAGTCCCTTTTAGAGCAATCTTATTGTTAGTTTTTTCTTCGCTGACGGGAATGTAGTTGACACAACAACTAATAAGAAGCATAAGTACTTATTAATTTGTAATTAATTGTTAAGCTCATACGTGAAGAAATGGCAAATGTAAAGTCAAATGATGTAATAACTACATAATATATTTTACAATTATTTATCTAATTCTACTTGAAGTTTCTTAAATCGAACAGACTCTCAGAATTTTCAGTAGTTTTATTTATAACCTCTTGTAAATCAATGTTAAACAGCTCAGATAATTTTTTAGCTGTGTACTCCATAAACGACGGCTCATTTCTTTTGCCTCGTTTCGGTGTTGGCGATAAATAAGGAGCATCCGTTTCAAGAACCATTTTATTAAGTGGAAGTTCTTTCACAGTTTTATCCACCCCTCCATTTTTAAAAGTGACTACTCCGCCTATACCTAGATGTAATCCCATTTCAATAGCTCTTTTCCCCTCTTCAATAGTGCCATTAAAGCAATGCCAGATTCCCCTTAGTGTTCCATCTTGCTCTTCATCAATAATTTGAAGCAAATCATCGGTACTCTCTCTGTTATGAAGCACTATAGGCTTATTTAGTGCCTTAGCAATTTTACAATGAATTTTTAAACTACTCTTCTGCTCTTCTATAAAATCGGTACTCCAATAATAATCTAAGCCTGTTTCACCAATTCCAATTATATCGTCTGCCTTAGCATACTCATATAACTTTTCTTCGTAATTAGCTAGCGATTCCTTCACATCACATGGATGAACGCCTACCATTTTGTGAAAATTAATCGTTGGATGAGATAGACGGTCCATTTGCTCTAAGGATCCAAAATCGATGGCGGGCATTAGGATATCTGTAATCCCTACCAACTCCGCTCTATTCATTACTTCATTTCGATCTTCATTGAAATCATCTAAATATATATGTGAATGGGTATCAATCATTGGTATTAGTATGGTATTTAATAAGTTCTTGAATAGGTGATTTAACTACAGAGCCAATTTTAAATCCTACTCTATCTGCTGATTTTTTTAATTCTTCCGGAAACAAATAAGCTACACTTCCCACGAAGGAAATTTCATCAAACTCGGTGTTGAACGCTTTTAATCGATCAAAAAAATCATCCAGGCATCTAGAAACAATATTTGCAAACCATGTTTCCTCACGATATTGAATCATAGTTTTCAAAAATGAGGCTGCCACTGTTTTACCCGTTTTGGGTACCTGAGTATCTTTAAACATTTGCTCTAAATTCATCGACTCTTCGATGTCCCTAAATGATGAGTCTTTTAATACATGCATCAGTAGCTCACTTCCTATATGCGAGCCACTACCTCTATCACCCTCAGGGAATTCACCCACAGTTAGAATGCGCTCAATATTTTCTCCAGTATATATAGCCACACTCGAACCCGTACCTAAAATACCTACTAAACCGGGAGTTCGACCAAGAGTAGCAACGGCCGCTGCTTTTAGATCACTATACACTTCAACTTCAGCTTCCGCAAAATTAAGCTTTAACGATTGCCGCATCCGTGATTGATTGGGGTCTTTTGCACAACCTGCCCCATAAAATAACACCTTATCAATGTGGGAGAATTTTAAAACCTGTTGAACTTCGGACGATAAAACCCATTGAATTTGTGCATCGTCTAGATTGCTTGGATTTAGCCCTTTAGTTGCAAATGCCTGCACTTGTTGCCCACCATCTAGTAGCACCCAATCTGTTTTTGTAGCGCCACTTTCAGCTAATAGTAATTTCTTTTGATTCATAGGCTCCAAATATACTCACACCATGCTCTACATATAAAATATTATCTTATTCTGTTACAAATGGAACAATTCCATACTCTTACAAGTAGTAGATAGCAATTGCAAACAAAGTAAAGCTCATGAAATTTAATTCAATCACACGTACTGTACTTCTAATACCAGTTTTTGCTCTCATTAATTTTGTAGCTTTTGCACAGTTAACAGTGCAATCAATTGAGGTAGGAACTTCAATAGAAAACCGTGAACTCATTGGAGCCGATTCCACATTTAGTAGCGATGTAAACACACTATACTGCCACACTACTATAAATGGTGCTGAGAATGAGCCTACCATCAAACATGTATGGTATTATAATGGCGAAGAACAGGCATCTATTAATCTGAATGTTCGATCTGAGAATTTTCGAACATGGAGCTCTAAGAAAATCTGGCACACATGGACTGGAAATTGGAAAGTAGAAGTGCTGGATGCCAATGATAATGTATTAGCATCCAAAGAGTTCACAATAAAACCTTAATTACTGCTTCTAATATTTATCATTGATAATCCGCTAGGATTATAACTATCATAGTGGCTATAAATTTATAGCCATGAGTATTACCTACACCAATTATCTAAAAGTTGATGAACTTCTAAAACTTCAACAACTTAAATCGAGTCCTGCTGAACATGATGAAACCCTATTCATCATAATTCACCAAACCTACGAATTGTGGTTCAAGCAGCTACTTCATGAATTTGGAAAGCTGAATCGGGAGTTAAAATCGGCAAATACGTGGACGGCAATAAAGACATTGCGACGTATTCTCACCATTATGAAAACATTGGTTTCTCAAGTTGACATTCTTGAGACCATGACTCCCCTAGAGTTTAATAGCTTTCGAAAGTTTTTAGGCCAATCGAGTGGATTTCAGTCATTGCAATTCAGAGAAATCGAAATTTTATGTGGATTACGTTTTCCACTAATGAAAGACGCCCATAAAGATGATGAAGCTCATCTAAAAGTTCTTGAGCAACGAATGGCCGAGCCAACAATTTGGGAAAGTTTTGGGGAGTATCTCACTCAAAAAGGCTACCCAATGGTTATTGAAAGAGAAAATGAACATGGCTTACTCTATAACACCTCTCAAGCGAACCAAGATGTGCTCATTGAGGTAATGCAAAACAATGCGGAATGCGCCATAGTATGCGAATTACTAGTAGACTTTGACGAAGGCCTTCAAGAATGGAGATATCGCCATGTAAAAATGGTTCAACGAACGATTGGTACCAAGAAAGGCACAGGGGGATCAGATGGAGTTAAGTATTTACAAAAAACATTGAACCATTGTGTATTTCCGGACTTATGGGAAATTCGTTCGAAGTTCTAAAGCATTTAATGCCTTGACATTCCCAACTAGTATAGTAGATTAATTCTGTCACACACGATTAGGTTTTGCTACTATGAAATGTCCCAATTGTAACCATCCACCAGTGGGTGTGTTTAATTTTTTATCGACTACTGATACCTCTTTGAAACAAAAAGTATCAGGTTTAATTAGGTGTCAATCCTGTAATACTGTTTTAAAACATCAGCGAACACCATTAGGCTTTAAAAAATATGAGACTGCCTTTTACGGCTACCATTTCCTTATTGGGGTTTTACTCATTGCGTTCGTAGCATATTTTGGAGGACAGTCACAAATCAGCAGCTCCATCTCACCTACTCTTGAACTTTCGCTATTGATAGCTATTCCTGTAATCGTGTATTTCATTAGTATTGCACTCCTCATTCAGAAGTACAGTTTATTCGAGATAGTGACAGATATCTCTAAAGAAGCGGAATCCGTAAAACTGAGTAAACGATCTTTAGCCATTTTCCTAGGCTATCTATTAGTTTGCACAATCGTTCTATTGGTCGGAGTTCAACAGCTATCCATTTCAGAATACAACACCATTACTTTCATTCTATCATTTGCCACCCTTCTGGCAGCCATTCTATTCATTGGTGTTTATTTCTTATTAAAAATGAATCGAAATAGAATCCAATAGGGTTGATGCACATTGACTCCTGCTAAATATGTTTACGATTTGTTAGGCAAATAATGCAGAGCCTCTTATTTTCAGACTTTCCGAAATTCTTAAAAACGACCCATGATCGATATCGACCGTTTAGCGAAGCAGTTAATCCCTCACTATTCTCACTTCAACGTATCAGAGCGTCTGCTCTTTACGGGGCATTCACATCAAGCATGGCCTGATGTAGCATTGGAAGGACAAGCAGAATACTTCCATGATGCCGCAAAACACGTTGATAAGAAATGGGATTATGCTATGGAGAAAACGGAAATCCTGCGCAATTATCTTCGCGACTATTATGATGATCCAGATGGGTTTTACTGCCGTGAAGAGAGCACACACGTACTATTTGTAAGTTGGATGAGTGCTTTAGATCTGAAGAATAAGCCAAAAATTATTACAACAGATGCTGAGTTTCATTCCCTATTTAGACAACTGCACCGCTTAGAGGAAGAAGGACTTGAAGTAAGTTATGTTCCTATAAACCCAGATGAACAGTTTGTTGAACGCATTGTAGCTGAGATGGACGACCGCACATCTGCAGTGATGCTATCGAGGGTATATTTTGAATCCAGTTTAATCAACCACCATTTAACAGCTATTGCTAGAGCGGCAAGAGAACGTGGTATTTTGGTAATGATTGATGATTACCACGGAACCAATGTAGTTCCATTATCTATCAGAGAAGCTGACTTAGAAGACTGCTTCATCCTGATTGGTGGATATAAGTATTTACAATGGGGAGAATCGAATTGCTTCCTTCGTTTTCCTAAGAACTGTGAATTACGTCCTGCAATTACTGGTTGGTTTGCATCCTTCAGCACATTGGAAAAACCACGCGATCTATCCCCAACAGAGTATGATCATTCTGATCAACGTTTTGCGAGTGGTACTTACGATCCTTCGTCTCAATACAGAGCAGCTAAAGTTGTTGAATTATTTAAAGAACAAGGCTTAACCTCTGAAGTATTACGTGATCAGTATGTTCAAAAAGTGGAGTTACTAAAAGAGCATTTCTTAAAGCAAGATTTAGATCCGTCACTAATTAAGCTTACCCACACAAAAGATATCGCTACACATAATGGTGGCTTCTTATCCATCACTTCGCCCAAGGCTAGAGAGATTAGGGCGGCGTTATTAGAGAACGGTATTTTTACGGATGCAAGAGATCAAATTTTACGATTTGGTCCAGCTCCTTATACCACATCTGCTCAAATAGAACAGGTTATGATTGAGCTGAAAAAAACCATTTCTACATTATAAAATTAGGCTAAATCATACCTAAGTGTAAAAAAAGCACAAATTGAGCCCTATATAAGTAGTAGTACTTTGGGATTGAATGGGATTGCTGTACATTCAACAATCTTGAAAACTATACTAACTACTTATGAGATTTACTGATACAAAATCGATCTTATTAATAATGATCGTGGGATTACTTGCTGGAGTTGATACAACACTAGCACAACAAATTCCAAGCAATGTAATTGATGAACTGCACTTTAGGTCAATTGGACCAACTAGGCAAGGTGGACGTTATGTTGATTTAGCCGTAGTTGAAAAAAGCCCTAAAGTATTTTATACCGCAACGGCTTCCGGTGGATTATGGAAAACTGTAAACAACGGTATTTCTTTCTTTCCAATTTTCGATAACGAAAGTGTAGTATCTATTGGTGACGTTACTGTTGACCAGCGTGATACCAGTATTGTTTGGGTTGGAACTGGAGAAGCTAACAACTCAAGAAGTTCTTATTTCGGTGACGGAGTTTACAAGTCAACCGATGGTGGCCAAACTTGGAAGAATATGGGATTACCTGAATCTCATCACATTGGCCGAATTCTCATCGAT belongs to Balneola vulgaris DSM 17893 and includes:
- a CDS encoding SusC/RagA family TonB-linked outer membrane protein, giving the protein MVKKLLLTALLGLFVGGFAYAQTGTLTGSITDAKTNETLPAANILVVELSKGTSTDFDGNYTITDIPVGTYTIKALFVGYSPIEQTVEVTSGRNVLNVQLNPDTFGLDEIVVTGVISGTPKKKLAFTVSDVSAEDIEKVPSSDISGALQGKVSGVKVVQAGGTPGSAASIRLRGSTAIGGGSGGDQEPLIIVDGVILEGTLADIPTQNIKTIEVLKGASAASLYGSRAANGVIQIFTKRGSELAIGKTNVIVRNEVGYSQLAKDLNLAKHHAYARTAEELTAAGKNPADYEMDPTGSYMIESNTSNPGRVTKADGIADNDYGTMYNQVERVYNPGSSINNFVSVSRNLGTANMSLSFSNLQESGIIEETDGYNRQNVRINLDQNIAEGLDISASGSYSQSSNDVVTQGPGSPFWGALFIQPNIDLYANNEEDGSPYNVNADPYVIEDNPLYQLAAVDRTRDRNRFLGNLNLKYRPIQSVLLESSYSIDRTYQIYERWTPKGFLSADGFDTNVSKGSLYRSTYENVAQNLSFTAGYNERFDELTVRLKASYLLELSDYQSLSATGNDFAIAGIKSWDAIESDGVKTLDNYTSEVRSENIFAIASLDYKDRYIADFLVRQDGSSLFGEDERYNMYYRVSGAYRLTEDFQIDNINEWKLRVSYGTAGLRPPFAAQYLTYNVSGGLPTKSTLGNPNLKPALSKELEIGTNIEFLDRFSFETSYSTTTTEDQILSVPLPASAGGFSSRYENAGTIETNTFEASLNALLISDRDKSLSVTVNFDRTRQEVTQLDVAPFFQGPGTQNSSVFYVAEGETYGVMYGNKWVTDLSQLSTAQQNSGTVYELNNEGYVVTGKGTNSEAPVKMEEEDGNNVFKIGDVNPDFNTSIATNFDYKGFGVYFLLDAKIGGDIYNQTKAWLFREARHGEVDQAGVADADKKPKGYFEAFYNANNTSDYFVEDGTYLKLREVALSYEFSKDKLGVVGNVLESARVSVIGRNLLTITNYSGFDPEVAGTGGDITNFAFDGYSYPNFRTFSASLELRF
- a CDS encoding TatD family hydrolase, coding for MIDTHSHIYLDDFNEDRNEVMNRAELVGITDILMPAIDFGSLEQMDRLSHPTINFHKMVGVHPCDVKESLANYEEKLYEYAKADDIIGIGETGLDYYWSTDFIEEQKSSLKIHCKIAKALNKPIVLHNRESTDDLLQIIDEEQDGTLRGIWHCFNGTIEEGKRAIEMGLHLGIGGVVTFKNGGVDKTVKELPLNKMVLETDAPYLSPTPKRGKRNEPSFMEYTAKKLSELFNIDLQEVINKTTENSESLFDLRNFK
- a CDS encoding DUF2914 domain-containing protein, with translation MKFNSITRTVLLIPVFALINFVAFAQLTVQSIEVGTSIENRELIGADSTFSSDVNTLYCHTTINGAENEPTIKHVWYYNGEEQASINLNVRSENFRTWSSKKIWHTWTGNWKVEVLDANDNVLASKEFTIKP
- a CDS encoding tryptophan 2,3-dioxygenase, whose translation is MSITYTNYLKVDELLKLQQLKSSPAEHDETLFIIIHQTYELWFKQLLHEFGKLNRELKSANTWTAIKTLRRILTIMKTLVSQVDILETMTPLEFNSFRKFLGQSSGFQSLQFREIEILCGLRFPLMKDAHKDDEAHLKVLEQRMAEPTIWESFGEYLTQKGYPMVIERENEHGLLYNTSQANQDVLIEVMQNNAECAIVCELLVDFDEGLQEWRYRHVKMVQRTIGTKKGTGGSDGVKYLQKTLNHCVFPDLWEIRSKF
- a CDS encoding aminotransferase class V-fold PLP-dependent enzyme, with product MIDIDRLAKQLIPHYSHFNVSERLLFTGHSHQAWPDVALEGQAEYFHDAAKHVDKKWDYAMEKTEILRNYLRDYYDDPDGFYCREESTHVLFVSWMSALDLKNKPKIITTDAEFHSLFRQLHRLEEEGLEVSYVPINPDEQFVERIVAEMDDRTSAVMLSRVYFESSLINHHLTAIARAARERGILVMIDDYHGTNVVPLSIREADLEDCFILIGGYKYLQWGESNCFLRFPKNCELRPAITGWFASFSTLEKPRDLSPTEYDHSDQRFASGTYDPSSQYRAAKVVELFKEQGLTSEVLRDQYVQKVELLKEHFLKQDLDPSLIKLTHTKDIATHNGGFLSITSPKAREIRAALLENGIFTDARDQILRFGPAPYTTSAQIEQVMIELKKTISTL